A region from the Ptychodera flava strain L36383 chromosome 10, AS_Pfla_20210202, whole genome shotgun sequence genome encodes:
- the LOC139142298 gene encoding zinc finger protein OZF-like isoform X2 → MSISREDCMSVTTIIQSLVHYGLITLECGGPNRENNKGDMPQHDLDHGFNQSTAQKYSSCLSESHSDNDGCQLQDVQVHSHESQECDGDDGKMRIVEDCPLQSEESCSYSESVTTLVWKYEPNDDVLMYTDVNSGLFECKGCAEIFTEKDNLRRHRLTCSGVRRHECNECGKTFSTQGSLRRHVLIHADVRPHKCDECGKMFSQKGNLEQHRLIHSGLKPYQCNECDKKFTHKQSLMVHVVIHSGLRPYKCEECGKTFVRKSGLRKHSVVHLGVKPHECEVCSRPFATKKTLKVHMQTHSNIKPHECEDCGKRFTQKYTLNKHRLMHSGDKPHECEVCKKTFAVMGNLKKHMVIHSNVRPHVCKECGRGFTQKSSLKTHMMMHSNIRPYVCEVCGKGFILKYRHMKLH, encoded by the exons ATGTCAATAAGCAGAGAAGATTGCATGA GTGTAACAACAATAATACAGAGTCTTGTTCACTATGGTCTTATTACCTTGGAATGTGGTGGACCCAACAGAGAAAATAACAAGGGGGATATGCCACAACACGACCTTGATCATGGTTTTAACCAATCCACAGCACAGAAATATTCCTCCTGTTTGTCAGAGAGCCATTCTGATAATGATGGTTGTCAGTTACAAGACGTACAAGTGCACAGTCATGAGAGCCAGGAGTGTGACGGGGATGACGGAAAAATGAGGATTGTGGAGGATTGCCCATTGCAGTCTGAGGAGTCTTGTTCCTACTCAGAAAGCGTTACAACTTTAGTTTGGAAATACGAACCAAATGACGACGTTTTGATGTACACAGACGTTAATAGCGGACTATTTGAATGCAAGGGTTGTGCTGAAATATTCACCGAAAAGGACAATCTGAGAAGACACAGATTGACATGTTCAGGCGTCAGAAGACATGAATGCAATGAATGCGGTAAAACATTCTCAACGCAGGGCAGTCTCAGGAGACACGTGTTGATCCATGCAGATGTCAGACCACATAAATGCGATGAGTGTGGTAAAATGTTTTCGCAGAAGGGCAATCTGGAGCAGCATAGATTGATCCATTCAGGTCTGAAACCATATCAATGCAACGAGTGTGATAAAAAATTCACACATAAGCAGAGTTTGATGGTGCACGTAGTGATCCACTCAGGCCTCAGACCATACAAATGtgaagagtgtggtaaaacatttgttcGGAAGAGCGGTCTCAGAAAACACAGTGTAGTCCATTTGGGCGTCAAACCGCATGAATGCGAAGTTTGTAGTAGGCCGTTTGCAACCAAGAAGACTCTTAAGGTGCATATGCAGACCCATTCAAACATCAAACCACATGAATGCGAAGACTGTGGAAAACGattcacacaaaaatacacattgaaCAAACATAGATTGATGCATTCAGGCGACAAACCACATGAATGCGAAGTTtgtaaaaagacatttgcagTGATGGGTAATCTGAAGAAACACATGGTCATCCATTCAAATGTCAGGCCACATGTATGCAAAGAATGTGGCAGAGGATTTACACAAAAGAGTAGTCTTAAAACACATATGATGATGcactcaaatatcagaccatACGTATGTGAAGTGTGCGGCAAAGGATTTATCCTAAAGTATAGACACATGAAACTACATTGA
- the LOC139142297 gene encoding glutathione peroxidase 2-like: MIPVQSWIRVGCPALRVGQRVLSLPTRSHQTLTALSRSTGRPTLLCQSYKMNIHRFHSKKDLTHKADPTVKSPIPKSFYDIQAKDLDGKEVDFSQYKGKVVLIENVASLUGTTVRDYTQLNELVEKFGDKLQVLGFPCNQFGHQENGQENEILNNLKYVRPGGGYEPKFPLFSKVDVNGKDAHPAFLYLKSKLPSPSDDEESLMDNPKLIIWEPVKRSDISWNFEKFLVDKDGNPCKRYSRKFETKDIAPDIEKLISS, encoded by the exons ATGATTCCAGTCCAATCCTGGATAAGGGTCGGCTGTCCAGCACTGCGAGTAGGGCAGAGAGTATTGTCACTGCCAACACGCAGCCATCAGACGCTGACCGCTCTTAGCAGATCTACAGGGAGGCCTACACTACTGTGCCAGTCGTACAAGATGAACATCCATCGCTTCCATTCGAAGAAAGACCTTACGCACAAAGCAGATCCGACAGTCAAGTCGCCGATCCCGAAGTCGTTCTACGACATCCAAGCCAAGGATCTGGACGGGAAGGAGGTGGATTTCTCCCAATACAAGGGCAAAGTGGTTCTCATCGAGAATGTTGCGTCCCTCTGAGGCACAACGGTCAGGGACTACACCCAACTGAACGAGCTGGTCGAGAAATTCGGCGATAAGCTCCAGGTGTTGGGTTTTCCCTGCAACCAGTTCGGCCACCAG GAAAACGGACAGGAAAATGAGATTTTGAACAATCTCAAGTACGTCCGGCCCGGTGGTGGATACGAACCGAAATTTCCGCTGTTTTCGAAGGTGGATGTGAACGGCAAAGACGCCCATCCGGCTTTCCTGTATCTGAAATCCAAATTACCCAGTCCAAGTGACGATGAAGAGTCCCTGATGGACAACCCCAAGCTGATTATCTGGGAGCCTGTCAAGAGATCCGACATATCCTGGAATTTTGAGAAGTTCCTTGTCGATAAAGATGGCAATCCTTGTAAAAGATACAGCCGCAAATTTGAAACCAAAGATATAGCTCCAGATATTGAGAAGTTGATATCAAGTTAA